A part of Streptomyces sp. DSM 40750 genomic DNA contains:
- a CDS encoding SRPBCC family protein, producing the protein MAQVEATTERVVAADAETVFDTLADYSGAREKLLPQHFSEYEVREGGDGEGSLVHWKLQATSKRVRDCLLEVTEPSDGELVEKDRNSSMVTVWRVTPAGEGKSRVVVTTTWQGAGGIGGFFEKTFAPKGLGRIYDALLANLAAEVEK; encoded by the coding sequence ATGGCACAGGTCGAGGCCACCACTGAACGAGTCGTCGCGGCGGACGCGGAGACGGTGTTCGACACCCTGGCCGACTACAGCGGCGCGCGCGAGAAGCTGCTGCCCCAGCACTTCAGCGAGTACGAGGTGCGCGAGGGCGGCGACGGCGAGGGCAGCCTCGTCCACTGGAAGCTCCAGGCCACCAGCAAGCGCGTCCGCGACTGCCTCCTGGAGGTCACCGAGCCCTCCGACGGCGAGCTGGTCGAGAAGGACCGCAACTCCTCCATGGTCACCGTCTGGCGGGTCACCCCGGCCGGCGAGGGCAAGTCCCGTGTCGTCGTCACCACCACCTGGCAGGGCGCCGGTGGCATCGGCGGCTTCTTCGAGAAGACCTTCGCCCCCAAGGGCCTCGGCAGGATCTACGACGCCCTGCTCGCCAACCTCGCCGCGGAGGTCGAGAAGTAA
- a CDS encoding Rv2578c family radical SAM protein, which translates to MRWDHLAENPATARDAALFGAEAVTSRTFDTPEFRGMTFHEVRAKTIVNRVPGASRMPFEWTVNPYRGCTHACVYCFARKTHSYLDLDTGLDFDSQIVVKINAPELLRRQLASPRWHGEHIAMGTNVDCYQRAEGRYRLMPGIITALRDHANPFSILTKGTLILRDLDLIRQAAEVTEVGISVSVGFTDHELWRTVEPGTPAPERRLDVVRAFTGAGIDCGVLMAPVLPFLSDHPDRLRATVRAIATSGATSVTPLVLHLRPGAREWYMAWLERHHPGLVRRYERLYAEGAYAPKWYQRQITRQVHELAQEYGMGPRRAELPRRVPAREPAAPETVPAMEPTQLTLL; encoded by the coding sequence ATGCGCTGGGACCATCTGGCCGAGAACCCCGCCACGGCCCGGGACGCCGCGCTGTTCGGCGCGGAAGCGGTGACGAGCCGGACCTTCGACACCCCGGAGTTCCGCGGCATGACCTTCCACGAGGTCCGGGCGAAAACGATCGTGAACCGGGTGCCGGGCGCCTCACGGATGCCGTTCGAGTGGACGGTGAACCCTTATCGGGGCTGCACGCACGCGTGCGTCTACTGCTTCGCCCGTAAGACCCACAGCTATCTGGACCTCGACACGGGTCTCGACTTCGACTCGCAGATCGTGGTGAAGATCAACGCGCCCGAACTGCTGCGCCGCCAACTGGCCTCGCCACGCTGGCACGGCGAACACATCGCGATGGGCACCAACGTGGACTGCTACCAGCGCGCGGAGGGCCGCTACCGCCTGATGCCGGGCATCATCACGGCCCTGCGCGACCACGCGAACCCCTTCTCGATCCTGACCAAGGGCACGCTGATCCTGCGCGACCTGGACCTGATCCGGCAGGCCGCCGAGGTCACCGAGGTCGGCATCTCGGTCTCCGTCGGCTTCACCGACCACGAACTGTGGCGCACGGTGGAGCCGGGCACGCCCGCCCCGGAGCGCCGGCTGGACGTCGTGCGCGCCTTCACCGGCGCCGGCATCGACTGCGGGGTGCTGATGGCTCCCGTGCTCCCCTTCCTCAGCGACCACCCGGACCGGCTGCGCGCCACCGTACGGGCCATCGCGACCTCCGGTGCCACCTCCGTGACCCCGCTGGTGCTGCATCTGCGGCCCGGCGCGCGCGAGTGGTACATGGCCTGGCTGGAGCGCCATCACCCCGGTCTCGTACGGCGTTACGAGCGGCTGTACGCGGAGGGCGCGTACGCGCCGAAGTGGTATCAGCGGCAGATCACCCGTCAGGTCCACGAACTGGCCCAGGAGTACGGGATGGGTCCCCGGCGCGCGGAACTGCCGAGGCGCGTACCGGCTCGTGAGCCGGCCGCGCCGGAGACGGTCCCGGCCATGGAACCGACCCAGCTGACCCTTCTCTGA